GAGAACCTCAAATGCCAGTCTATCGTTAATCCTCCCGTATCTGTGGACAAGGATGTTGCGAAAGCCCTTCATGAGCCTGAGTTTGTGGGCCATCTCCTCAGGAATTATCCCGGCGCGCACGAGTCCCTCAAAAACGTCCTCCTCCCTTTCCGGCATCGTGAGCCTCAGGTCGGAGTTTATCACAGCGCATATATCAATCACGTTCTGGATTGCAAATTCGGCCCGCTTGTAGATTCCGTCCTTGACTATACCAAGCGATTCGAAGTCCTCAAAATCATCTGGGAGGTTCTCCTCAATAAGTTTGAGGCTCTCAAGTATCTCCTCAATCTTGGAGCGTATGATCTCGACCCTCATTCTATCGCCTCCAACCCGAGGTAGTCGTAGTAGTATCTCCTGAAGTCCTCCCACTCCTTGAGCGTTTCGTAGGCGAGGTCGTAGAGGAACGTCTCGTCCATGCAGAAGAGAACTTTACCCTTGAGGCACTCCTTTTTTATGTAAACCGGAAGGAGCTGAAAAATCTGAACATCATAATTCTCGGGAAGGCTTCCAAGGACGAGCATCCTGAAGAGAAACGCCTCTTTTGGGCTTCCCTCGTAGTAAACGCACAGGTCTACATCACTGTCCTTTCTGGCCTCACCTCTGGATTGAGAGCCAAAGAGAATTACGAACTTCACCCGCTCTCCACCGAGCTCAAGGATTTTTTTGACGGCATCCTCAATGTTCATGGAGGAAAATAGGAAAACCCCCTTATGGCCTTTTCGTTCACCTTCTCATCACGATGCTCGCGTAGCCGACGATGGCATCGGTGCTCCTGCTGACCTCGAAGCTCGTCGTGTAGTGGAGTAGCTCCGCCTCAAGCGCTCCAGCCAAGCGGGAGTAAACTATCGCAGTCCCAACTCCACCCGGCCCGCACATGGTGTGGTTCATCTCGCGGAGCTCTCTGAACATGCCTCCAACGTCGAAATCGAGGATTCTCCTTATTACGCGGAAGTCCCACTCCTTTATCCTGTGGGGAAGCTCGCTCGCCCTCGCCCTGAAGGGCACGTAGCCGTACATGGCTCCGTAGTGCATGAAGTCGGTGCTCGCTACCACAACCACGTCCCTGCCGAGCTCCTTTGATGCCTCAAAGATGGCCCTTCCAAGGTCTTCGGAGACCTCCTCGTCCTGAATGCCGAGGGCTATTGGAACTATTCTAACTTCCTTCCCAGCTTTTTCAGCCAGGTACTGGATGAAGGGAAGCTGTACCTCTATTGAGTGCTCGTATTTGTGGGCCAGCTCATCAAGGTCGGCTATGCCAGAGAGCTTCGCTATGGCCTTGGCCATCTCGGAATCAACCTCGACGTCACCGAGCGGTGTGCGCCACTTTCCGGAGGGGTAGACCGCTATCGGCGAGCCGAGGCCGGTGTGGTTCGGCCCGAGGATTACGAAGGTCTCCGGCAGGCCGTCCTCAAAGATAGCCTTGTATGTTCTCGAAGCCGTGTAGCCCGAGAAGACGTAGCCCGCGTGGGGCGCAACGCCAGCTGTTATCCTCCTCTCGCTTCCCTCCTCGCCGAGGTCGTTGAAGAACTCCTCCAGCATCTCGATGAGCGCTTTGTCCGAGGGATAGAAGCTACCAGCGACTGCCGGATACCTTACCTCCATGATCCCACCTCCAAAGGTTCATCGTCCTCAAGGTCTAAATACCTTCGGTCAGTTTGAGGCCCGAACCAGTGAGAGGGAGAAGGACCCTCGAACCATCCGGAATTTCGCCGCTCTCGACCAGCTTCCACAGAGCCGCGAGGACAACGGCAGAGGTGGGCTCAACCAGAAAACCCGCCCGCTTGAGCCAGTCCAATGCTTCCACCGTTTCGGGCCCTTCAATGCTCACACAGAGACCGTTTGTTTCCTTGATCGCCCTCTTCATTTCATCAATCCTCGGAGGTTCCGGAATCGCTATCCCATCAGCCAGACCGTTGGTGAGGGGCGAACGCTCGCAGAGACTTTCGTAGCCGCTGGCCTGAACCGCAACGAGCCGGGGGAGCTCCGCGATCTCGCCCATATCCCTTAATTCCGTGAAGCCCTTCCAGAGGCCGAGGAAGAGCGTTCCGCTCCCCGCTGGGGCCAAGACGTAGTCGGGAACACCGACCTGCTCGTAAGTTTCAAAGGCCACCGTTTTTGTGCCCTCGATGAAGTACGGATTGAGCCAGTGGGAGACGTAGGTTATCCCCTCGCGCTCTGCAAACTCTACTGCCATTTCGTGAACCTTCATCCTGTCCCCATCAACGAAGTGGAGTACCGCCCCAAGCCTCTCCAGAAGCGAGAGCTTCTCCGGCATCGTATTGTATGAGACGAATAGGTGGGCAGTTATCCCGGCCGGAAGGGAGTACAAGGCCATGCTCAGGGCCGCGTTGCCGGAGCTGTCGAGGACGACCTCCCGGATCCCTTCCTCCATGAGCTTTGCCACGGTGACGTAGGTCCCACGATCCTTGAAGGAGCCACTCGGATGGAGGTATTCGAGCTTGAACAGCCCGACGACCGGACCTATCTGGAGTGCAGCGGTCGGGGTGATAGCGGGCACTGCCGGGGGGAGGTAGTTCCCGCCCACGGGGAGGAAGTTGAGGTAGCGGCGCATGTCTAGGTACGAGAGGAGGCTACCGAAGAAGCTGAAGTGGTTCCGCCTGACTAGCAGGGTTCCGCCGCAGTCGCAGTTCAGACGAAACGTCTCCGGGTACTTCCTACCGCAACGTGAGCAGACGAGCATCGTACCACCCAAGGTTTTTTATTTTCACGAACGATATCTATGGCACAAGTGGATAAAAAGGTGGTTGCCATGGTTGAGAAATTCGTTTCCGCCGAGAGGCCCCAGACCGAGGAGGGCTACCAGTACCACATAGCCTGCAAGCCAGGAGATGTCGCACGCTACGTCCTCCTGCCCGGCGACCCTGAGAGGGTGCCGAAAATAAGCTCTCTCTGGGACGAGGCGAGGGAGATAGCCTTCCACAGGGAATACCGGACACACACAGGCAGGTATAAGGGCGTCCCCATAAGCGTCACCTCAACCGGAATCGGAGGGCCGTCCACCGCCATAGCCATCGAAGAACTCGCGGCGATAGGTGCCGATACCTTCATCCGCGTCGGCTCCACCGGCGCGATACAACCGGGAATGGAGATAGGCGACCTGATCATAGCGAAGGCAGCGGTGAGGCTTGAGGGGACTTCAAAGCAGTACGTCCGCGTTGAATATCCAGCAGTTGCAGACCTCGAGGTCACTCTAGCCCTAATCGAGGCCGCTGAAACTTTGGGCGTCCGCTACCATATCGGCATTACCGCCTCGACGGACAGCTTCTATCTCGGCCAGGGAAGGCCCGGACTCAGGGGTTACTTCCCAAGCTTTGCAAAGAACATACTCGATGACCTGAGGCAGGCCAACGTCACAAACTTCGAGATGGAGGCTGCAACTCTCTACACCCTCGCCAACATCTATGGACTGAGGGCTGGGTGTGTCTGTGCGGTCTTCGCCAACAGGATAACCAACGAATTCGGGAAGGCCGGGGAGAAGGAAGCGGCATTAGTCGCCAGTGAGGCTGTGAAGATACTCGCCGAGTGGGACGAGGAGAAGGAGAAGGCTGGAAAGAAAGTCTGGTTCCCGGGGCTTAGAAGGGTTTGACACCCAAGTTTTTGTGTTTTTGTTTTGTTGTTTTCCTGAAACCGCTCGCAAAGATATCTTTTCCCTTATTGGCCCCTTTCGGGTGTTGATTTGAAGTTAAACCCACGCCAAAGGAGCAGTTGAATTCTCACTTCAAAATGGCCACTCAACAGGAAAATCGTCCAGAATTTTTTGGATATTTGGCTTTTCAGAAGGAGCTACCAACTCTGATGAAATTTTTGCCAAGCAAGAGTTTCTATGGCGCCCCGGCGGGGATTCGAACCCCGGACCTCGAGGTCCGCAGCCTCGCGCCCTATCCAGACTAGGCCACCGGGGCACTGCCCGCTAACCCTTCTAAGGGAGTCTTTATAAATTTAACCGTCTCAGCTCACCGAAAGATTTATAAAGCGCCCGAAGGTGAGTATTCTACGGGCCTGAACTGCGGTGGTAGTCTAGCCTGGTCTAGGACAGCGGCCTGCCACGCCGCTGGCCCGGGTTCAAATCCCGGCCACCGCACCACCATTCGTTTCTTGGCGGTTTTTGAGAACTCAGAGCTGCTCGATGTGAAATTAACCCCGTTCAGAACAGTGATTTTGAAAAGTTAAAAATTGGGTTGAAGAACGGGAGCGCTTCCATAAGGGAAGAAAGAAATCACGTCCGCAGCTTCGCCAGGGCATTCTCGGCCGCCTGAAGTATTGGGTAGGCCACAGGAGACGCCGTAAGGAGCGGATGGGTTGCTATTTGGAGAGTGTAGAGCTCACTCGCGGTGAGACGCTTCTGTATCGCCAGCGCGAGGACGTTTATCATCTCTCCCACGCTCTCCCCGCCGGCCATCTGGGCGCCTAGTATTGCCCCCCTGTCGCGGGAGAATATCAGCTTCGCAGTTATCATGGATGTTCCCGGGAAAACCGCGGGATGCTTGTCCGGAGCCTTTCCATAGCCCACTATGACCTCAAAGCCCTCCTTCCTAGCGGCCTCTTCAGTAAGGCCAGCGGCCGCAAGGGTCAGACCGGCAACATGGGTGGCGTAGACGCCTATCGTTCTCCTGTTCTCCCTCACTATCTGAAGCCTGAAGAGATTCGCTCCGGCTATTCTGGCCTCAAAGGTTGCCGTTGAAGCCAGCATAAGGGTGTACGGCTTCCCCGTGAAGAAGTCCCTGTGCTCCACACAGTCACCAACCGCAAAGATGTCCGGGTGGGATGTTCTCATATACTCGTCGGTCCAGATGCCGTAGCGCGTAACCTTGAGACCCGCCTTAACGGCAAGCTCAACGTTCGGCCTGTAGCCGATTGAGAATATCACAAGATCAGCCGGAAGCTCGGTACCATCAACCAGCCTGACCCCCTCGACCCTTCGCTCACCGGTGAGCCTTTCGATGTGGCCGTAAACAATATCAACACCTACCTCACGGAGCCTATTCTCCACCATCTCACTGAACTCTGGGTCAAATGAGTTCCTTAAGAGCCTACTTCTGACGACCAGGGTGACGTTCTTTCCGAGTTTTCGTATCTCATCCCCCACCTCAAGGGCTATGAACCCGCCGCCGATTATAACGACGTTTTCTGCCTCCTTCACCCGCTCCTTAAGCTCCTTCAGGTATTCGTAGTCCTTGGGTATGGTGTACACACCGTCGAGATCAAATCCCGGAACCTCCGGAAGAACGGGTCTGGAGCCGGTAGCTATGACGAGCTTCTCCCATCGAACCTCCTCTCCCCCTCTAGTCCTTACGAGCTTGGCCTTGGGATCGATGTGGGTCACCTCATCCACAAGAACATCTATTCCTGCTGGCTTGAAGAACATGTCGAGGGGGATGAGGTCTTCATCGATGCTCTTGAGCGTTCCAAAGACGTACGGAATGCCGCATGAGATTATCCCAACGTCCTCCTTTTTGATTACCAAGACGCTCTTGTCGGGATAGAACCGCCTCGCGGCGAGGGCCGTGGTTATGCCGCCGGCACTCGCGCCGACAACTACAACATCGTACTTCATCATTTCGAAATCACCACTAATATCTCCACCCAAAGGTTTTAAACAGTTTCTTTATCAAATCCACCTGGATGTAAACAGTATCCACAAACAAAAGGAGAGAAGAAGGATCACTCCCCGGTCGCGCCCTTCAGGGCATCCTTGCAGGCGCAGTGGCGCTCCTTTGGAATGTACTTAATGGACTTCATCAGGAGGTACTTGATCTCCTCGCTCTTTTTGGCCATCAGCTCAACGACCTCGGTGTGGGTGAGCTTCTCCCTGCTTATCCCCGCGGCGAAGTTGGTAACTATGGCCACGCTGGCGTAGCACATCTCAAGCTCCCTAGCCAGAGCTGCCTCCGGGCACTGGGTCATTCCGACGACATCGGCACCCAGTATCCTGAGAGCCCTTATCTCTGCCCTTGTCTCGAACCTCGGGCCCTCCATGCAGGCGTAGGTTCCCGTTGGGTGGTATTCAAACCCAAGCTCCCTCGCGGCCGTTATCAGTGCCTTTCTCAGCTCCGGGCAGTAGGGGTCGGTGAAGTCAACGTGAGCCACAAACTTTCTGTCGTGAGGACTCTCATCACCATCGTAGAAGGTGTAGTGCCTCGTCTTGGTGAAGTCAATAAGCTGGTCGAGGATAACGAAGTCGCCCGGCTTCATTGCCTCGTTGAGCGAGCCTACTGCCGAAGTTGAGAGAATCCTCTCGACACCGAGTTCATACAGCGCCCATATGTTGGCGCGATAGTTTATCTTGTGGGGGGGAACGCTGTGCCCCTCGCCGTGTCTGGCCAGGAACGCTATTTCCTCGCCACCGTATTCGCCTATCTTCACCCTGACCTTTCCGTAAGGGGTGCTTACGAACTCCTCCCTGACGTTCTGCAACAGCTTCGGGTCGTAGACTCCGGAACCTCCAATAATTGCTATCCTCGGCATGGTATCACCTGAAAATGAGAAAAGGGGGAGGGCTTAAAACGTTAGTGCTTTTCCCATAGAACCTTCTGGTGTTTTGCCTTCTCTTCGATGTCCTCGCTGACCTCTCCCTCAGCCTGCAGTTCCAGTATCTTCGTGAGGATCTCGCTGAGCAACCACGAACCCCACTTGGGGTCTTTAACCTCAAGGGCGGCATCTATGGCTCCATCGATGTCCCCTGATTTCAGTCTGGAGACGGCTATGCTACCAAAGGCGAGAGAGCGGAGGTAGTTGCCACGGACAAGCCCGGCAAACCTGAGAGCCTCATCGAACTCACCGAGCTTCGAGAGGTACGTGACCACCTTAACCCTGATTGTATCCTCCCGGGTGTGCTCCCCTATGGTTCTGACCAGGGGCAGGTATTTGGCATTGACCCCTTTCGAGAGCAGCTGATCCATTATAACCCCGGCTATCCTTTCGAACTCTTCACCTTCCAGATACCCCAGGAGAGTCAGTAAAACTTCCTCCTTATCGACTGAAGTTTTAACGATGCCTTCCAGGATGGAGAGCCTCTCGTCAGGATACATCCGTTCAAGGATCTTCATGACAAAATCCAGCTCTCCCTGACTGCCGAGGCCAATTAGGAGGGACTTCAACACATCAAATCCAGTGTCTGATGACATTCCCAGCGCGATGTCCACGAACTTTTCGTACGTGGCCGTTGGGACGTCTGAGTTCTTTAGGTGGACAGCAACCTCCTTCATGGCCTCTCCGAGCCAGTACTCGCTCTTAAGTTCCGAGAGAACCCTGATAGCACTTCCGAACTCCTCACGTTTCAGATGCTCTTTTATCGCCTCTATGGCCGCTATGGAATGCCAGGGTTCGTCGTCTATCTGCTCTATGATGAGCCTTGCCCTGCGCATATTGCCCTTCTTGAGGTAGACCCTGAGTATCTTCAGGAACAGGTCGTTTCGCTTTACGGAGTCCTTGACGTCGGTGGCATAGAAGAGGGCATCGTCGGGCATGTCCAGTTCCAGAA
This window of the Thermococcus thermotolerans genome carries:
- the hepT gene encoding type VII toxin-antitoxin system HepT family RNase toxin; this encodes MRVEIIRSKIEEILESLKLIEENLPDDFEDFESLGIVKDGIYKRAEFAIQNVIDICAVINSDLRLTMPEREEDVFEGLVRAGIIPEEMAHKLRLMKGFRNILVHRYGRINDRLAFEVLRGQLGDIYEFVELIEHFLRDQEWG
- the mntA gene encoding type VII toxin-antitoxin system MntA family adenylyltransferase antitoxin: MNIEDAVKKILELGGERVKFVILFGSQSRGEARKDSDVDLCVYYEGSPKEAFLFRMLVLGSLPENYDVQIFQLLPVYIKKECLKGKVLFCMDETFLYDLAYETLKEWEDFRRYYYDYLGLEAIE
- a CDS encoding MEMO1 family protein yields the protein MEVRYPAVAGSFYPSDKALIEMLEEFFNDLGEEGSERRITAGVAPHAGYVFSGYTASRTYKAIFEDGLPETFVILGPNHTGLGSPIAVYPSGKWRTPLGDVEVDSEMAKAIAKLSGIADLDELAHKYEHSIEVQLPFIQYLAEKAGKEVRIVPIALGIQDEEVSEDLGRAIFEASKELGRDVVVVASTDFMHYGAMYGYVPFRARASELPHRIKEWDFRVIRRILDFDVGGMFRELREMNHTMCGPGGVGTAIVYSRLAGALEAELLHYTTSFEVSRSTDAIVGYASIVMRR
- a CDS encoding pyridoxal-phosphate dependent enzyme; translation: MLVCSRCGRKYPETFRLNCDCGGTLLVRRNHFSFFGSLLSYLDMRRYLNFLPVGGNYLPPAVPAITPTAALQIGPVVGLFKLEYLHPSGSFKDRGTYVTVAKLMEEGIREVVLDSSGNAALSMALYSLPAGITAHLFVSYNTMPEKLSLLERLGAVLHFVDGDRMKVHEMAVEFAEREGITYVSHWLNPYFIEGTKTVAFETYEQVGVPDYVLAPAGSGTLFLGLWKGFTELRDMGEIAELPRLVAVQASGYESLCERSPLTNGLADGIAIPEPPRIDEMKRAIKETNGLCVSIEGPETVEALDWLKRAGFLVEPTSAVVLAALWKLVESGEIPDGSRVLLPLTGSGLKLTEGI
- the udp gene encoding uridine phosphorylase, giving the protein MVEKFVSAERPQTEEGYQYHIACKPGDVARYVLLPGDPERVPKISSLWDEAREIAFHREYRTHTGRYKGVPISVTSTGIGGPSTAIAIEELAAIGADTFIRVGSTGAIQPGMEIGDLIIAKAAVRLEGTSKQYVRVEYPAVADLEVTLALIEAAETLGVRYHIGITASTDSFYLGQGRPGLRGYFPSFAKNILDDLRQANVTNFEMEAATLYTLANIYGLRAGCVCAVFANRITNEFGKAGEKEAALVASEAVKILAEWDEEKEKAGKKVWFPGLRRV
- a CDS encoding NAD(P)/FAD-dependent oxidoreductase, with product MMKYDVVVVGASAGGITTALAARRFYPDKSVLVIKKEDVGIISCGIPYVFGTLKSIDEDLIPLDMFFKPAGIDVLVDEVTHIDPKAKLVRTRGGEEVRWEKLVIATGSRPVLPEVPGFDLDGVYTIPKDYEYLKELKERVKEAENVVIIGGGFIALEVGDEIRKLGKNVTLVVRSRLLRNSFDPEFSEMVENRLREVGVDIVYGHIERLTGERRVEGVRLVDGTELPADLVIFSIGYRPNVELAVKAGLKVTRYGIWTDEYMRTSHPDIFAVGDCVEHRDFFTGKPYTLMLASTATFEARIAGANLFRLQIVRENRRTIGVYATHVAGLTLAAAGLTEEAARKEGFEVIVGYGKAPDKHPAVFPGTSMITAKLIFSRDRGAILGAQMAGGESVGEMINVLALAIQKRLTASELYTLQIATHPLLTASPVAYPILQAAENALAKLRT
- the mtnP gene encoding S-methyl-5'-thioadenosine phosphorylase, whose amino-acid sequence is MPRIAIIGGSGVYDPKLLQNVREEFVSTPYGKVRVKIGEYGGEEIAFLARHGEGHSVPPHKINYRANIWALYELGVERILSTSAVGSLNEAMKPGDFVILDQLIDFTKTRHYTFYDGDESPHDRKFVAHVDFTDPYCPELRKALITAARELGFEYHPTGTYACMEGPRFETRAEIRALRILGADVVGMTQCPEAALARELEMCYASVAIVTNFAAGISREKLTHTEVVELMAKKSEEIKYLLMKSIKYIPKERHCACKDALKGATGE